Proteins found in one Pelobates fuscus isolate aPelFus1 chromosome 10, aPelFus1.pri, whole genome shotgun sequence genomic segment:
- the LOC134575283 gene encoding zinc finger protein 82 homolog, whose protein sequence is MDYQLNRPDQCEFEEVAVYFSEEEWDYLNYEEKELYRDVMMENYQTLSSLGRIHMTPLIISAIERGEEPYVRSHLQDSLLNTGPG, encoded by the exons ATGGACTACCAGCTAAACAGACCG GATCAGTGTGAGTTTGAGGAAGTGGCCGTTTACTTCTCCGAGGAGGAGTGGGACTATTTAAATTATGAAGAGAAGGAGCTTTACCGGGATGTGATGATGGAGAATTACCAGACCCTCAGCTCTCTGG GAAGGATTCACATGACGCCTTTGATTATATCAGCGATTGAGCGAGGGGAAGAGCCGTATGTCAGGAGCcacctgcaggatagtctttTGAATACTGGCCCAGGTTAG